The following nucleotide sequence is from cyanobacterium endosymbiont of Braarudosphaera bigelowii.
AAATTAAATTTTATAAAGTGGTTAAATTATTTATTAGTAGCAAATATTTTTTTAATTTTTTTAGGATTTTTCTGGTTTTTAATAGCTTTAATTGGTCATTACTTCAATCTGCCCTTAGGCTTAAAATTATGGTACAAATTATGGACAATATTATTTCAACCAGCCATTAGTATTTTATTTATTAGTGTTTTTGTTAACTGGTTAATTCAAAAAATTTTTATGAGTTTGAATACCATATCATCTAAAGAAAGCAAACAATAAACATAAATTATTTGTAATAGAAAATTACTTATTATAGGCCAATAATAATCTAAACAACATCTTATCTGTATTTATGCAACTAGTCTAGCAAGATTAAATCGCAAATATTTGTATAAAGTAATATGAATAATTAAGGTAAACTATATTGTATGAACATTATTTAATAACAATCAAATAGATTATTTAATGTTGTTGCCATAATAGCTTACGCAAAACTACTATCATTATGAATCAATCTAATAAACCTATTGTTATTTCTCCCTCCATTCTCTCAGCTAACTTTAGTTGTTTACGAGAAGAAATTGAATTGGTTGACAAGGCAGGAGCAGACTGGATACATATCGATGTTATGGATGGCCGCTTTGTACCAAATATAACTATTGGCCCGCTAGTGGTTGAAGCAATTCGTCCCTATACTAAAAAACCATTAGATGTTCACTTAATGATTGTAGAGCCTGAAAAATATATTACTGATTTTGCAAAAGCGGGAGCCGACATAATCTCTATACATGCGGAAAATAATGCATCTCTTCATTTACATCGAACTCTTGGACAAATCAAAGAATTAGGTAAAAAAGCTGGAGTTGTTCTTAACCCTGCAACTTCTCTAGCATCTATTGAACATGTTTTAGAAATATGTGATTTGATCTTGATAATGAGTGTTAATCCTGGTTTTGGAGGACAAAAATTCATTCCTTCAATGGTAGACAAAG
It contains:
- the rpe gene encoding ribulose-phosphate 3-epimerase, encoding MNQSNKPIVISPSILSANFSCLREEIELVDKAGADWIHIDVMDGRFVPNITIGPLVVEAIRPYTKKPLDVHLMIVEPEKYITDFAKAGADIISIHAENNASLHLHRTLGQIKELGKKAGVVLNPATSLASIEHVLEICDLILIMSVNPGFGGQKFIPSMVDKVHQLRQMCEEKRLTPWIQVDGGLKSENTWKVIEAGANAIVAGSAIFKSADYAEAIKGIRESKSSIK